The Candidatus Binatia bacterium sequence AGATAGGAACATGCTACTCAGGCAGCCGCGGCGCCCCGCATTTGTCGCTTGAAGGAGGCGATGTCCTGTCTACGGAAACGCCACTGTCTTCCCGCTTTGAAAGCCGGCAAAATCTGCTTACGAGCGAACTCGTTCACACGATCAGGGCTCATGTCGAGCAGCCTCGCTACGTCGCGACTGTTGAGAAGTGCGTTTTCTCTTACAAGCATGACTCGAAGTCCCCTGAGTAGGGTGCCGAGTGGCTAACATGCCCCCGCGCGGAGGGTCAACCCGGCCCGATCTACCGTCCCTAAAGGGTATCATTTCATTGATATTCCAACAACTTACGTAATTCGGAAGAAAACCGCGCGGTGCGCGAGAGAAACCCTCGATAAATCGCCTGTGTAACGCCACGACAACTCCCGAGGGGCTCCGAGCCAACCCGATTTTCATCTTCCCCCCGGTCGAAAATAGCTCCTCAAAGGCCCCACAGGCTCAAATGCTGACCGCCGGGAGGCGCCCGCGGGCCAGTCGGAGGTCGTAGTAGATCCGGGTTCCGAAGACGGCTGTGACGACGGTCGTCACGATGCCGATGCACAGGGTCACAGCGAAGCCCTTCACCGGCCCGGAGCCGAACTGGAAGAGGATGAGGCCCGAGACAAAGGTCGTGATGTTCGAGTCGCGAATCGCAGCCCAGGCCCGCTCGTAGCCGGCCTCAAGAGATGCCCTCGGGGTCTTCCCGAGCCTCAACTCCTCACGAACCCGCTCGTTGATGAGCACGTTCGCGTCGACCGCCATCCCCATCGTGAGCACGATTCCCGCGATGCCCGGGAGGGTGAGCGTGGCACCGAAGGCCGCCAAAAGCGCCATCAGGAAGACTACGTTCATCGCGAGTGCCGCATCCGCCAGCAAGCCGGCGCCGCGGTAGTACCAGGCCATGAACAAAACGACGAGGACGCCACCGACGGCCAGCGAGATCACACCCTGACGGATCGAATCGCGACCAAGCGAGGGGCCCACGGTGCGCTCCTCGATGATCTTGATCGGGGCGGGAAGAGCGCCGGCGCGCAAAACGATGGCCAGATCCCGGGCTTCCTTGATGTC is a genomic window containing:
- a CDS encoding helix-turn-helix domain-containing protein; this encodes MLVRENALLNSRDVARLLDMSPDRVNEFARKQILPAFKAGRQWRFRRQDIASFKRQMRGAAAA